The segment aatgactgctcggatagccaAGCGGTTGAATTCTCCAAGCCAAAAacacagagcgcgacgtgtcgcgggttcgatccccgcgtatgacaagcatttgtgtgatccacgaatgataaagtgacttgaatgtttgtggaatccccgcgacacaaggattaaaatcctgaaagagggagtcgtttaaaagaaATGTACTAAGTCTTTTTAGTCTTAGCGTAGGAATTCACTCCTTTACGGGACCATGTAATATTTTGTCGCATATCTACACAATAAcagttacctacctattttatttGGGACTGCAGATTTGCAGTCACAATAACCTTATTTGAGAATGTTGCATGAGAGGTGGTGTTAAAAGCAATTCCTAACAGTGCATAACGTTATAAATATACTAAGTATATCTAAGGGCTGTTTAAGTATATTTCTtcaacacatacataatatatcatatcACGTCAATGAAGTTCTCACACTTGTACTTGTTAACAGCGTTTGAAGAATCGTTTAACTCCTCATATTACTGGTTCGTAGCAATGAAGCCATGGTTTAAATATATGGGTAAGACTCACTGACTCTtagtttgtatgttttgttaagCAAATGGTCGTTAATTCCATGCTCTTAGCATTAAAGGCCAGTCCTACAAACATGAAGCTAAATTTCGTCGTTCTGTTCACATCTTCGGTAGTATAGTGGTAAGTATCCCCGCCTGTCACGCGGGAgaccggggttcgattccccgccGGAGAGATTCTTTttgcgtttttaattttatgtttataattttatacagttAGATAGTGAattaaatactgaaatattaaatattttaggtgATGACGACTCTCCGAAATACTTTTTATCTGACACCCCCACCTGTCAAAcgaataatacttattttggttagtaaacaacattttttatcagttaATGTTTACAAGAATTCTCATATTAAAAGTAGTATAAAAGCCCACTATTTCTTTTGATAAATAAGTCTACTCTGAACGTATGTCACTGAAGTCCATCTAAACGACTGGACCGTTTTAAATGAATTCATCCCAAATTCATACAAATCTTTCGTGTAAAAGATGTATCATCTTGAcagaatttaaatagaaaagaaatatattgtCATCTTTCTTCTATCCATACAAATTCAcgatccatttttttttttcttaggaCGAATAATAGTCAACAAGCAGGAACCGACTCTAGACTTGGTCGCTCGAGAGAACCCTCACGTGAAGACAGGAGGGTACTACAACCCTGCCCACTGCCGCGCCAGATATCGCGTCGCCGTTGTAGTTCCATACCGGTTTGTATATATAACATTTCTACAAGATTTATCAGAATataaatgactagctgttgcccgcgacttcgtccccgtgggtagaagatataagttatgatgtatacctgccctgtttttttcacattttccattgtatcttcgctccttttagtcgcagcgggatgatttatagcctaaagccttcctcgatgaatggtctattcaacacaagattttttcaatttggaccagtagttcctgagattagcgcgttcaaactaacaaacaaacttttcagctttatatattagtatagattatgtattagtatagattataggtGAACATGAACACTTAACAAGCTGTTGACCGCAAGGCccccgcctgctacaaatcgatAATGATCACACAGGAacaaaaaatcgggataaaaaatcctatattttaatactaggtataaactatctgtgtaccgagttttgtctaaatccgttcggTGGTTTTgggtaaaacagaaaaaaaccaTACATATGATctacatgttttcatttttgaaatgttgTGTTCTcatcaaagtatttttgttcCTACTTAGTCACATGACCTGTAGAACACCAGTTTATTTCCAGTGATCGGAAGGAACACCTGGCTGTACTCCTGCGCTACATTCATCCGCTGTTACAGAAACAACTGCTGGAATACAGAATATTTGTCGTCGAACAATACGGTAAGTTATTTGTAGGGTGGTGATTACTGTGGTGGTGATTTATCACCCTGTATGTCTTTCTCATATACTGTGTTAAGAATTAGTGGATATTTGGAGGCTCAAAGTCGAGTAAAAAGCCCTGAAAATATACATTAACAAGGCAGTGTAGCTGCCTATTTCAAAACGCGGCTGGTGAACCATCAACTACGCCATTAAATAAGAATATCGAACAGGTTGCATTGATGTTACTCGAGGCATGGCCATGGAACGAACGAGTTGATGGATCACCCCAAACCAACACAATACATACACCTATTGTTGCTCTTCTCTTTAATTAGggaaactaattattattattaatgaatgcCTTATAAAAGTTCTCTTTTTACAATAGGTAACGAAAAGTTCAACAAAGGCACATTATACAACATCGCTTTCCTGGAGAGCCAGCGGTTCGGCAGCTGGGACTGCCTGATCTTTCACGACGTGGACCTCATCCCCGAGGACGAGAGGATCTCGTACTCCTGCCAGGAGAACCCCACGCACATGTCACCAGCTGTAGAATCCTTTGGTTATAAGTCGGTATCAGTCTACCTAAGCTATGTAGGCTATGTAGGTTATAAGTTTATTACTTccaaatcaaaatattcttaaaagattaaataaggAGGAGGATTTTAATttgataggatttttttttgaagtggGTTACTTTGGACCCAATTCGGAAGAGcaatttcgttgtttttttttcatttcgcgTGAAATATCCTGTCATTTGGTGACATAAAAAATTATCAAGTTTGGCTTAGCAGttattatttgaagtcagttgtgtttttgttgttaaacaGTATTACTTTGAGTATTTACTTCCAGAGAAGGTTTTAACATCCTCATTAAAGTCAAATAGGATCGGGCTGACTGTGTAAATCCAAAAGATATCTAAAAGTACATCTTACGATTTAACTTCACGAAACCTGCATAAATATACCTTTTTCTCGGAATAACCACTTATCCATGATTATCCTCTGCCCTAAGTTTTGTGAAGGCTGCCTAGATAACCTATTTTTCAGACTCCCCTACAGACTTATCTTCGGGGGCGTGACGTCATTAACTCCGGAACAATATAGGGCCGTCAATGGATATTCCAACTTCTATTGGAACTGGGGCGCAGAGGATGATGACTTTTATTACAGGTATTTGCTATATTATAGTTAATTGTGTGTTTCTATTAGCTGCCTTGTCGCGGCTtggatctccgcgtaggacaagtatttaaGTGATCCTGTGATGTGTGCTAGGACttgcatatttaaaaaaccCCCCGCTACACAACTAAATTCAtgaatgcgggagtcgttttaaaaaaggaaaaaattggtccaaaataaaagtgtttctTTCTAATTTCAGACTACAATTAAAGAACTACACAGTGGCTCGTTATGATAGTTCCATTGCCAGATACGCTAGCCTTCCACACAAGCATAGCACCATCGGAAATGAAAGGTATTTGACAAGGTGACTGAGTAGAAAAAAGTTTGCGTAGGTTTCACACAGGTTACAATCTAAAGACAAAAAGagtaaaattactataaaatatactaCTTCTATCATCTTCGTCAGACTACTAAAACAGCAGCCATGATGATTTACCTATTTCGGCACTAACTCTGATTGCTAACAGACCTATTCGGGAGCGACAACGCCGCTCGCATAGTCCGCAAACGAATTGTGTCTTATTAAATACTATCgcatattaaaaaagaactttttcGCAGGACTCTACTCCTAATGCTATCAAAATTGCGCGCTCGGAAAGAAGGTCTGATCTCCACAAAGTACAACCTGGTCCAAGTCACGAAAGAAAAGCTGTTCACCCACATACTAGCGGACGTGAACCCGATGAAAATCGACCTGGACACCAAGACGCTTGTGCAAGAAGTCATCAACTTGCAGGGGAATACCATTGAGTATGGACGACAAGAGAGGGAACTCAGTAATCCTACTGTTATGTAACTTATGCATTAAATATTAGGTCAAGTtaatttgtgattttaattttggtacGCATAGTTAACTCCCCGCTCTAATCTGGCACCCAGAAAATACAAAAGAATTATCTTATAGTACACTTAAATTATAGAAACTTTtccaatataataaatcatttattcacaGCTGAAAGAACGATTAAGAGGGTAAAGAAGATAATTAATACAACTAACATGATAATATAcgaataatattgaaaaaaataacatgattaaGGTATCgtatctt is part of the Trichoplusia ni isolate ovarian cell line Hi5 chromosome 1 unlocalized genomic scaffold, tn1 tig00001984_group0, whole genome shotgun sequence genome and harbors:
- the LOC113506135 gene encoding beta-1,4-galactosyltransferase 4-like isoform X1 translates to MNNINAEETRSSCQTFGILFGFGCAKDGYNIHCTRRRWLFVLSLLFLLQCYFNVSVYLNLLQSAGIDRLYYFNAWPNASEEIENKSVEYYKYPIIINSSGISMSFEESFNSSYYWFVAMKPWFKYMGDDDSPKYFLSDTPTCQTNNTYFGRIIVNKQEPTLDLVARENPHVKTGGYYNPAHCRARYRVAVVVPYRDRKEHLAVLLRYIHPLLQKQLLEYRIFVVEQYGNEKFNKGTLYNIAFLESQRFGSWDCLIFHDVDLIPEDERISYSCQENPTHMSPAVESFGYKLPYRLIFGGVTSLTPEQYRAVNGYSNFYWNWGAEDDDFYYRLQLKNYTVARYDSSIARYASLPHKHSTIGNERYLTRTLLLMLSKLRARKEGLISTKYNLVQVTKEKLFTHILADVNPMKIDLDTKTLVQEVINLQGNTIEYGRQERELSNPTVM
- the LOC113506135 gene encoding beta-1,4-galactosyltransferase 4-like isoform X2, encoding MNNINAEETRSSCQTFGILFGFGCAKDGYNIHCTRRRWLFVLSLLFLLQCYFNVSVYLNLLQSAGIDRLYYFNAWPNASEEIENKSVEYYKYPIIINSSGISMSFEESFNSSYYWFVAMKPWFKYMGDDDSPKYFLSDTPTCQTNNTYFGRIIVNKQEPTLDLVARENPHVKTGGYYNPAHCRARYRVAVVVPYRDRKEHLAVLLRYIHPLLQKQLLEYRIFVVEQYGNEKFNKGTLYNIAFLESQRFGSWDCLIFHDVDLIPEDERISYSCQENPTHMSPAVESFGYKLPYRLIFGGVTSLTPEQYRAVNGYSNFYWNWGAEDDDFYYRLQLKNYTVARYDSSIARYASLPHKHSTIGNERTLLLMLSKLRARKEGLISTKYNLVQVTKEKLFTHILADVNPMKIDLDTKTLVQEVINLQGNTIEYGRQERELSNPTVM
- the LOC113506135 gene encoding beta-1,4-galactosyltransferase 4-like isoform X3 codes for the protein MNNINAEETRSSCQTFGILFGFGCAKDGYNIHCTRRRWLFVLSLLFLLQCYFNVSVYLNLLQSAGIDRLYYFNAWPNASEEIENKSVEYYKYPIIINSSGISMSFEESFNSSYYWFVAMKPWFKYMGDDDSPKYFLSDTPTCQTNNTYFGRIIVNKQEPTLDLVARENPHVKTGGYYNPAHCRARYRVAVVVPYRDRKEHLAVLLRYIHPLLQKQLLEYRIFVVEQYGNEKFNKGTLYNIAFLESQRFGSWDCLIFHDVDLIPEDERISYSCQENPTHMSPAVESFGYKLIFGGVTSLTPEQYRAVNGYSNFYWNWGAEDDDFYYRLQLKNYTVARYDSSIARYASLPHKHSTIGNERYLTRTLLLMLSKLRARKEGLISTKYNLVQVTKEKLFTHILADVNPMKIDLDTKTLVQEVINLQGNTIEYGRQERELSNPTVM